From Bactrocera oleae isolate idBacOlea1 chromosome 4, idBacOlea1, whole genome shotgun sequence:
ttcacctaacggtttatTTGTAACACCTATAAGTAATCGAGctagttatgtacatatgtatataggtttaTATTTATCGATATATCGCCCGTTTGTACGCGCAGCGTCGGAAGGAGTATAAACGTCAAAACGAACTCAAGCTTCTatgattcaaataaaaaatataattaaatattttccaatactTTTGTAGCTGACGCCATATATTAGTTGTTagatatgttacatatatatgtatactcttATGTGTGCTATGGTGGTGAAAAGATGcaaaatgtgcaaaatttcagatcgttatttcaataatttaagaactagttcgcgtacataaatatatacaaacagacagacggacatgactcgATTCAGTTCGTAACGCTGACCACTGATATAATAtccattcatatgtacatatatactacctagagtctccgacgttttcttctgtgtgttacaaaattTGTGGTTTTGTAATAAACTTAGTGTGTATGTTCAGTgtataccaaaaacaaaaagaaatctaATATAAAAGTCAACAACGCCTACATTCTCACAATTATTTAAACGAAATGTCCAaaatctatatatgtaaatacatacgtacatatgtatgtatatatgtgtacgtaACATTTAGTTATGAACACAAGCACAAAGTAGatattttatgaataatattatttttattttttttattttagtaaacagtattagtgcatacatacatacatataaacttagGTACACATTTATACAAATTACTCGCTTGCGGGACAATCAATTAGACTtttgtattaataattataagcaATACATAATATACGAGCACTCCAATCATTGGAGaatttattaagaaattataaataGCTTTCTAGctaaatatacatgtacaaatgtatgAGTGTATATCTAAATGTTGCTAGATTGGAAAATTAATGATAGAGAATATTTGCAAGTGGTAGATTCATTATGTAAATGCTAATTCTTACTGTTATTACATATACTATAACTAaatgaacatatacatatatttacacatatgcatatacagtgaaatatacaatttttacgcAGTTTGCCTTGCAATATACGAGTATCTAGTGCCGCGTTTTAAGGaacgctgctcatttgccgtCTTGATTTTGCTGTATAGTGAATACATGGCAATCCAGAGATAAATATTTAACGCTGTAAAacgaagcaaaaataaaattatgttcaTACTCtctgatcaaaattgacccggactggtccCTGGTCCATTAAAACTGCGGGCGCAAGCCGAAagaatcaaacaaaaattttcctaCAATGGTTTGTTTTTAATGTTCGTGTTAAGTTTTATCTccatatgtaaatttttgtgtttggcagctgtttgtatATGATGCGTAAGGTTTGTTTGTCGATTTTTACCAGACGATACGTTaacattgaaaaagttaaagaaaacagTGCTTTAAAATCGTTgtgtgttggcatcagagataTAGCAGAAGTTCTTAATATCTCTTTTGGAACgtctcaacacattttggttaatgttttgggtatgaagttgtcaatgctagactcgtatcaAGAGATCTGGAgaccttttgcaaaaacgacgtcgggTAGGCGTAGCAAAATAGACGCATGACAACGTAACTGAGGACCCAACATTCATCaaatataagtttataaataCGACGTCACCATTCTAGCGAATGAAGTTGCAAAAATGAGTCGAAACCGAAAAACCCAAAATTCGCTGAATACATCGAAGACCAAGCCAGCCGCTAGGCTTAGAATAAGtaattatatggaaaattggtttaagcgttggcatgcttgtatactctcaggagcctattttgaatgCGAATATAAGGatcgtattaattttttttttgtcagtccgggtcaattttCGCAGAAATTAAACACTGATATGTCACTTACCAACTCCGATAATGCTACTATAAAAGTTATACATAATTATGGCAACTAAGCTAAGCACAGTTGCTATAGCTTTGATGACCAACCAGGGCAAAATCAACTTGTGATATTTCTGTGAATAGgacaaaattcataaaaaaataataaattacaaaaataaaattaaataaataaggaaGAGTTAAGATCGGGCGAAACCGAGCATCAAAGTATAAGTATATCGGatacttatgtataaaaaattgtctTCGGAAATCAGAATTCGTAAAAATGCTAGGTTATGAGCCGCTTGTAATAAATTACGATTTCCACTAAGTTATTTActcattatttcaaatattcatCCAAAATTATGCAGACGAATGGAAATGATCATATTCGATAAACATATGGGGCACCCGCTTCaaccacaaaaaatttgtagattCTCGCGTTTTTgtgttatatataattatatgtgtTATATTTCTAACCAATTTTACATTACCAACGTTAAGCTATCGGTTGTTTCGGTTTGTTCTCCAGTAGTTTATAAGATATAGGTACATGTGTACatccatatttttttcataatatttaaaccAACTGTTCTCTCCTTTATGGCCAAatcacatagaacttttgcttcgctttgcgtcaaacatatattttgacagaaaagtttTTTGTGCTGCGttcagtatgaactgtcacgcaaaatgaggaaagttgtatgtgaatgggcCTTCACTGCATAACGCTCTCTATTTATTTACTTGCTGTCGCACCGAATTCTCATCATAAgcacaacaaatatttattgcttacgATATATTTTCTGTTATGGTTCTTCTTTTTGCAATCAGCCACTTTTTGACACAATAtccacaacaaaaataaatttatatagtaCTGATACGAACCTTGATTGTACCAAACACTAGACCAGCATTTGCCAATGCATTGATGACAAGAACAACAATACTGACAACAAGGATAATGATcagaactaaaaatttaaaacacacaaaattatGTTGTTGATAATTTTCGTACAGATAAATCTATTCATAcatgcttatatacatacatatgtacatataacattCTAAAAACTCACCGTTTCCAGCGCCCTCCGGATCATCAAAATGATAGCCTCTTCTCGTCAAAGTTCCAATAAGGGCACGTGCATTTCTTAATAACTCTGCGCAAATGataattaaaatgaaagttACAAAGCTTCCCAACCAACCGAAAAATTTTGCAGCGGTTTCCAAACGAAAGCAACAGAATTGATCTAACATATTCATTGTACCGAAAATCGTAGGAgaatttaaaaagcaatatacaCTGCTTCTGCCAATTGTTGTGACTGTTGAGAAATGTGTCTGATATTCTACTATGAActattttgtatgtaaataataccAAAATTTATGCTGCACCTGCGCCTTTCGTGCTCTTTCTCACTCTATATATCTAtgaatgtacatacttacatacatatgcatttagaAATATGCTCTTTCTTCATATCAAAGGTAAATGTACCATGTTGTAGAGAAGTGGAAGAAGGTTTTTATTTGATACTCAGGCGGAAAGCATCCGTTATAAGGAGCATTTGAAAcggttttatttttgtaacatttttattaaacaccATACGACGATAAGGTTAAAGGACCTGCCATTCctaatactaaaataaaaataaagtataattttgtatgtatatgtgtatgtatgtattagcatATTCATTTTCAGCCAACATTGAGTACCTGTGTTCCACTAACAGATGTTTTGTGAGCATTTGAGTGGAGAAGtgcttttatttatatctttttagAGTAGacatataaaataatgtttacGCCAGAAGATGTTCTTCTCGTAAAAGATAACATGCATGCAAAATGTGCTGTCTTTGCCCATATATACAAAGAaccatttatttatgaaattatttttaccgaaattataatacttttcacaaataaaaaaattccaaaaaatgaaTCATCACATATTCTTATAGAAAATTTACCGATCTACAAAAAAGGTCTGAAACTTTTTTTGGTTGGGTCAACTCATTTCAAGTTATTATacagaaaatcataaaaaactaCGAATAACTTGAAATGAGTTGACTCAACCAAAAAAAGTTTCAGACCTTTTCTGTAGATCGGTAAATTtcctttaagaatatgtcttGATTCGCGCTAAACAATTATTTGTTTGGGTACAATAAAAAtccatagaaaaaaaaaaaaaatttcctgtgttatttatatgagaaatcgaaaatatcatctaatataaatattatattaagagcTCAGACTTTACCAGAAATTTTTTTCCATCATTCGGATGAGGtaactaagaaataaaaaaatttttttggctcaccctaatcCTTATATTTGCATATAGGTATGTTTCCATAAACTATATTACATCATACAGCCCTAGAATCAAGACGTTTTTAAACAACatcctaaatattataatatttcatttttttcttataaacgtTTCAAGTGTATTCtggtttatgtaaatattaaaaatttgatattgttatataagctgtcttcgattcgccatgaTTTAGAGAGTAGCGATTCGAACAAACTATGAACAGCTGGTATACATAGTTTGACAGCACTTGCAATCTTGCGCTAACACGTCCTCTGGCGCATGCGCTATTGTGTTGCGCTTTATTCTTTGATGAAGAAATACTTCTTTTCGCATCAAACAACATTTTAATAACACCTTATTTTCGAGTAACCCCCAGGCGTTATGTTTTCgataagcaataaaatttttattttaagtgtaaattttttggataaaatacttgtaaaatctttttattttcattttcaacatAAATTTGCCATTTGGGCTTTTCACAATCGTAAAACTGGTCTAAAATTGACAAGGGAGTAGCGCTCAATGAATGCGATCAGTGAGAGAAGGAGCGCATCGAAGAGGTCTGTAATATCCTATCAGAACACTAGATGCTAgagtaatttttaaatagcaccctaaatatttatttttgcaaaattaaaataaacaaaactgttatactccgTGCTACATGTTGCTAGAGAATATAAATCATGAGGGCACATTATTATaatctgttttattttttattgttaaaacgCATTGTTAGCTTCATtatactttgttttttttttgctttttggattgataataaaaaaaacaacaaaacttgaTTGAATTTTCAAAGTTAAAAAACCGAACACTCTTGCgctttattattgtaaataaggaaataaaatttgcattccGTTTTGCCGGCATTTAAAGTAAGCATTCATTGATTATTTGTTGACGTTTTCGTTCATAAAACAAATGTTTAAACACACATGCATTTGTAGGTAGATGTCAATGTACGTTCTCATACACGTAGGTTACTTTTTGAAGAAATAGGCGTTGTGATTGAtgttttatgcatatataagtatatccaAGCTGCgtttcaaagtaaacaggacttaaaaaaaaagacagaacgaatggttttattagcaaaatcaattaattttattcaaaatagtctcctttttGCActgtccaaaagcatgtcgaacgagtgttttagctcgttgcccggtatggccaccagtatgccggtgcaagccttttgaatggccttcacgtctgcataacgctttcctttcatcggcaaatgcctttttccgaaaaggtagaagtcttttgaatggccttcacgtctgcataacattttcctttcatcggcaaatgcctttttccgaaaaggtagaagttgcacggtgccatatcagctgaatacggggagtggttgattgttaaaatgtcatttttggtcaaataatcgaccacaagcgtcgatcgaagagacggcgcattatcgttcaacaaacgccaacttccatcttcgcgatattcgggccgaacacgtcgaatacggcacaccaaacgcttcaaaactccaaggtagaataccgcattaacgttttggccgggtggaacaaattctttgtggataatacccttggaatcataaaaccAAATCagtattgtcttcacttttgacttctccaggggCGATTTTTTGGATTTCGGCTCCTTTCTCATTTATATCCTCACGGCCACTTTGAAAacattgaaaccactcgtgcactctgctacgggataggcaatcgtcgccataaacttgtttcatcaattgaaacgttgcggtaaaagttttaccaattttaaaacaaaatttaatgttgatctttgttcgaagcttattttcgcaccgatgacaaaaacatactgacacttaaaacacaataacttcactaggatagcagattctaacgcactagtcgacatatagatggcgccactagagtttactttgttacttttttactgtttactttggaacgcacctagtatgtacatatgtacatacttacatacgagtacatatttgtatacgcAATTGtgatcttcaaaaaaaaaaaaactatagaaaaataaataaaacaagtaaggaaagattaagttcgggtgtaatcgaacatttttcttgcaacttgcaaggatcaaatccaGCGAATTGGGTAATTCGTAAACAATaccacatattttcggcattaaactatgtTACGACCAATATTATCCATTCTGTTAATTATATTaggatatcttacatattgaccaatatatacagtataaagtcaatcagaagtttgaaaatcttatatcatatgtgttatatgagagatagggatagtattgaaccgcttttatcaatttttgccattaccacatattattaacagaagaagatgatctctgagtttcattaaggtacctaaCATATCATCAGCAATATATGCGGTATTAGTTATATAGCGGTTAGAGCaagttttcactcgattttatacattttatgcacaaaagGAAAATCTGTCTTTTAGTtccattaagataactcacatattgagcGATGtgtgcggtataaagtcagccagtaGTACGAAAATGTTTctgttaggtatatgaggactaagggaattatttatcccattcaactcatttttggcACCCGAGGGCATATTAATTTCAGATAAAATTTCCCTCTGAGTTTCTATAAAATATCTTACAGatggaccgatattttcgataaaacgtTCGCGATAGGGAGTGGAGTCCATATATTCGGAACCGGGGGGCTTGAACACTTTTGTTTCGATTTGGATAATTTTCGACCATAAGCTGGTACACTTCAAAGTCTGTATTCGTGcaaaatatattccgatcgattcattggtgcttaatttgtaaactggaaattgaaaaaatcagatggattataaaattgtgttatatgagaagtagacGGGGTTCTAGTCTGATATCGTCCAATTTCATATTGCGACTGTCAGAAGAATGCTacttaccgaatttggttgaaatcggtcgagttggtctcgagatatgggttttcactaaACCTTatagagggcggggccacacccatgttgtcaaaatttttttaccacAGGTGCCCGTTACTACTGCGATcccctgtgccaaattacagttttacatcttaattaagtgcttatgGGACCtaataggttttcgtttaatggcgttttgtgggcgtggcaggggtacgattacgcccatctatgaACCCGTCCTTTCTTTTTTGTCAACAATAGAACACTTGTataaagtttcattacgatatcttaatttttactcaagttaagttagttttaggtgatacaaacaaccgttaggtgaacaaaactattatactctgtagcaacatgttgcaagagtataaaaatatacagaaaatatttgtgcgactaaaattaaattaaccttttttttggaaattagcAACTAATTGCCTGTGCATGATATTTATAACCGGTTTGCGGAATTATGAACATCAATTGTCTTAATAATTCAAATGAATACTTAAGTAACTAGTATTCACCagtatagacatatgtatacatacgtatgtagaaATTCCAAATCATTAGgcattttataaagaaattcattaaaaacatTGTAATTGTACAACTGTCTATATAATTACTTACTATAGTCACACATCGACTTTAAATAATGAAAcggaaaagttgtaaaaaaattattgatttatttttattactgtcGACTTGttgatatacaaattttttattgtcattacataatatatatataaaatatacaatatacataatatatatataaaatatataggcataaatataaaaatttgattttttagttAGGCTTTTTTAGTTAGGCCATTTGTTTGGGCATATACTCAGCTGGACCTGAAAAGCCTGTTTTTCTTTCCGATTCGATTCTCTTATAAAGTGAGAACATTGCTatccaaatataaatattcaacgCTGTAAGAAAATCAGTTAATAAAATTACACTGAATtcaaagtataagtataagtatggGGCTTACCGAGGCCCAAAAGACTTCCATAAGAACCagtagaaaatatgaaaataatcgaAAACACCATTCCTAAAGCACTGAATATCAACCAAACCATAATCAAATTGTGACGTTTCTGTAAATAATGGAAGAAGATTGTTAGGATTGAAAtccagtaaaataaat
This genomic window contains:
- the LOC106625190 gene encoding uncharacterized protein, producing MNMLDQFCCFRLETAAKFFGWLGSFVTFILIIICAELLRNARALIGTLTRRGYHFDDPEGAGNVLIIILVVSIVVLVINALANAGLVFGTIKKYHKLILPWLVIKAIATVLSLVAIIMYNFYSSIIGVALNIYLWIAMYSLYSKIKTANEQRSLKRGTRYSYIARQTA
- the LOC106625189 gene encoding uncharacterized protein isoform X2, which produces MKAAIFALNIVDVIVAIEIQIYLYVYIVLVLINGAGSICLLLGTIQKRHNLIMVWLIFSALGMVFSIIFIFSTGSYGSLLGLALNIYIWIAMFSLYKRIESERKTGFSGPAEYMPKQMA